A genome region from Maridesulfovibrio salexigens DSM 2638 includes the following:
- a CDS encoding PAS domain-containing sensor histidine kinase, giving the protein MKIRSIHRLNSRIRNYLCLFLTIFIASSICSTILFSWSVSKDVDGKASTWANYLVERISFLETVVTSRATFDHGLSILRVTPSGEVVNTRPFPIEIKSIAESPIFQKVKDFQPGQSLLIKQLATESSEQDEIYLIQRLDHSFAIAKVPSESLLPVSPNDTELYIKDKAGNTLYRSEISYFPKANRVGKLFFSDYHVFLTAKANVQNFGGLSITLAKDISTEFYAGLLLIAFTAICMGILVKRSAFLTWDLDKNEQDFIRINNLLKQVVDKPERKIQHLATIESTAKSIREVDWATEARKMSFIENRNYITATAFFSGKILKLLDEVASHSQQLTRSRKEYHDLVHTARSIIIRIDRNGMCTFFNEYAQIFFGFSEEEIIGKSVIGTLIPKTEKGESELELMIHDLTENPQDFPVNTNLNTRKDGSQVWVYWTNSPILDAKGKLAEILCVGTDITKRKAIETELQNTRNYIRNIIDSMPSVIIGVDSQKMITHFNTAAQQLAVIPKEKIEGAEVEKAFPPLGKYTDNITQAIESGIPERGFRTQGMTDPNSHQDIIIYPLTDGMKGAVIRIDDATERVRIDEMMIQTEKMMSIGGLAAGMAHEINNPLGGILQGIQNIVRRMSPDLPANLKAAEKAGCSIDSIIHYMEDRKIIKTLNGITDSGVRAASIVSGMLEFSRKSDSRKAPGDLRRIMDKASTLAAQDYDPVKGYDFKKITILKDYDDNLKLTPCTATEIEQVFLNLLRNSAQAMNDWPEMKDSPVISIKIKNERDMVKCTVSDNGPGMDETTRKRVFEPFYTTKAPGTGTGLGLSVSYFIITQNHHGIFQVASTPGKGTTFTIQLPIAKN; this is encoded by the coding sequence ATGAAAATAAGAAGCATTCACAGACTTAACAGCCGAATAAGAAATTATCTCTGCCTTTTTCTAACTATCTTCATTGCCAGCTCTATCTGCTCGACAATTCTTTTCTCTTGGTCCGTATCTAAAGACGTTGACGGCAAAGCATCGACTTGGGCCAATTATCTTGTAGAAAGGATTTCATTCCTTGAAACCGTAGTGACTTCACGGGCAACTTTCGATCACGGCTTATCCATATTAAGAGTCACCCCTTCAGGCGAAGTTGTTAATACGCGTCCTTTTCCAATCGAAATAAAATCAATCGCAGAGTCCCCTATCTTCCAAAAAGTGAAGGATTTTCAGCCGGGACAATCACTACTTATCAAACAGCTTGCAACCGAGTCCTCCGAACAGGATGAAATATACCTGATCCAACGGCTGGACCACAGTTTCGCCATTGCTAAAGTTCCTTCCGAGAGTCTCCTTCCGGTGTCACCAAATGACACCGAGCTATATATCAAGGATAAAGCCGGAAACACCCTGTATCGCTCCGAAATAAGCTATTTCCCCAAAGCTAACCGAGTGGGCAAATTATTTTTTTCTGATTACCATGTGTTCTTAACGGCAAAGGCTAATGTCCAAAATTTCGGGGGACTTTCCATAACTCTTGCTAAAGATATTTCTACAGAATTTTACGCTGGATTGCTGCTCATAGCTTTTACCGCCATATGCATGGGAATACTTGTCAAAAGGTCTGCGTTCTTAACTTGGGATTTAGATAAAAACGAGCAGGACTTTATCAGAATCAACAATCTGCTGAAGCAGGTCGTTGATAAACCAGAAAGAAAAATCCAGCATCTGGCGACCATTGAATCTACAGCAAAAAGCATTCGGGAAGTGGACTGGGCTACTGAAGCACGTAAGATGTCGTTTATAGAAAATAGAAACTACATTACCGCCACAGCCTTTTTTTCCGGCAAGATACTTAAACTGCTTGATGAAGTTGCATCACACTCGCAACAGCTGACCAGATCACGCAAAGAATACCATGACCTTGTGCATACTGCGCGCAGTATCATCATCAGAATTGACCGTAACGGGATGTGCACTTTTTTTAATGAATACGCCCAGATATTTTTCGGGTTCTCTGAAGAAGAAATCATAGGTAAAAGTGTTATAGGAACACTGATCCCCAAAACGGAAAAAGGGGAATCTGAACTTGAGCTGATGATCCATGATTTGACCGAAAACCCGCAAGATTTTCCGGTCAACACAAATCTGAACACCCGTAAAGACGGCAGTCAGGTCTGGGTTTACTGGACCAACAGTCCTATCCTCGATGCCAAAGGCAAACTTGCGGAAATACTATGCGTAGGAACAGACATAACAAAGCGCAAAGCTATCGAAACAGAACTTCAAAATACAAGAAACTACATTCGTAACATAATTGATTCCATGCCTTCGGTGATCATCGGTGTGGATAGCCAAAAAATGATAACCCACTTCAACACTGCTGCCCAGCAATTGGCTGTTATTCCTAAGGAAAAAATAGAAGGAGCCGAAGTGGAAAAGGCTTTCCCTCCTTTGGGCAAATACACAGATAATATCACTCAAGCCATAGAAAGCGGGATTCCGGAAAGAGGCTTCCGAACTCAAGGAATGACAGATCCCAACAGCCATCAGGATATCATCATCTACCCTCTCACTGACGGCATGAAAGGCGCGGTTATCAGGATTGACGATGCGACCGAAAGAGTCCGGATTGACGAAATGATGATCCAGACCGAAAAAATGATGTCTATCGGTGGACTTGCCGCCGGAATGGCTCATGAAATCAACAACCCCCTTGGTGGAATCCTCCAAGGCATTCAAAATATCGTGCGCAGGATGTCTCCCGACCTTCCAGCCAACTTAAAGGCTGCGGAGAAAGCGGGTTGTTCAATTGATTCGATCATTCACTACATGGAAGACCGCAAAATAATTAAAACCCTGAACGGAATAACCGACTCAGGAGTAAGAGCGGCCTCTATTGTTTCCGGAATGCTTGAATTCAGCCGTAAAAGTGATTCCCGTAAAGCTCCGGGTGACTTGCGCAGAATTATGGACAAAGCATCCACCCTTGCAGCGCAGGATTACGATCCAGTAAAAGGATACGATTTTAAAAAGATCACCATACTCAAGGACTATGACGACAACCTGAAGCTGACCCCATGTACTGCCACTGAAATCGAACAGGTATTCCTGAATCTGCTACGCAATTCAGCGCAGGCAATGAACGACTGGCCGGAAATGAAAGATTCTCCTGTGATTTCGATAAAAATCAAGAATGAACGGGATATGGTAAAGTGCACAGTCTCGGATAATGGTCCCGGAATGGATGAAACCACCCGCAAAAGAGTTTTCGAACCTTTTTACACAACGAAAGCACCGGGAACAGGCACCGGATTGGGACTTTCCGTTTCATACTTCATCATTACCCAGAATCATCATGGAATATTTCAGGTGGCTTCAACCCCCGGCAAGGGAACAACATTTACAATCCAACTTCCCATCGCCAAAAACTAA
- a CDS encoding glycoside hydrolase family 3 protein — MRKIIFILMFILAISSGCSLKTNTSNPSELDIMIGQMVMVGFRGLELSANNPVVGDIRDARVGGVILFSKDCALNSTVRNIASSSQLIKLTSDLQSYAQVPLFISIDQEGGIIKRLTGEMGFPETPSAAELGNSGDTQAAFRAGKTIGKSLKEAGINMNFAPVVDVNRNAANPVIAALQRSFSDDPRIVARFADSYIDGLHSEGIISCLKHFPGHGSSRGDSHLGFTDVTDSWDSSELYPFQKLISDNKADMVMTAHIFNARWDRKYPATLSRNVIHGLLRRKLGFEGIIVTDDMQMQAVSGEYGFKEGVYRAVKAGADILLFGNNLIYEPGLGTKAVSTLKQLVHEGKITERRIRQSYDRIMREKQGMGAAN, encoded by the coding sequence TTGAGAAAAATAATATTTATTTTAATGTTTATTCTTGCGATTTCCAGCGGATGTTCGCTTAAGACAAATACTTCCAACCCTTCTGAATTAGACATCATGATCGGTCAGATGGTCATGGTCGGATTCCGGGGATTGGAATTGAGTGCGAATAATCCGGTTGTGGGCGATATCAGGGATGCCCGTGTCGGGGGAGTAATTCTCTTCAGCAAGGATTGCGCTTTGAATAGCACAGTACGCAATATTGCAAGCTCTTCTCAACTGATAAAGCTTACTTCGGATCTGCAAAGTTATGCTCAAGTTCCGTTGTTCATCTCGATTGATCAGGAAGGCGGCATAATTAAAAGATTGACCGGAGAAATGGGTTTTCCGGAAACTCCGTCCGCCGCTGAGCTGGGAAACAGCGGTGATACTCAGGCTGCATTCAGGGCTGGGAAGACTATCGGAAAGTCATTAAAAGAAGCCGGAATTAATATGAATTTCGCTCCGGTTGTGGATGTGAACCGTAATGCAGCTAATCCGGTGATTGCAGCCTTACAGCGCAGTTTTTCAGATGATCCACGCATTGTGGCCCGATTTGCAGATTCATATATTGACGGCCTGCATAGCGAAGGCATTATTTCATGTCTGAAACATTTTCCGGGACATGGCAGTTCCCGCGGTGATTCACATTTAGGTTTTACCGATGTGACTGATTCATGGGACAGCAGCGAACTTTATCCTTTTCAGAAATTAATCAGCGATAATAAAGCTGATATGGTCATGACCGCGCATATTTTCAATGCCCGCTGGGACCGCAAGTATCCGGCAACTCTTTCCCGTAATGTTATTCACGGTCTTCTGCGCCGTAAGCTTGGTTTCGAAGGCATAATTGTTACCGATGATATGCAGATGCAGGCTGTTAGCGGAGAGTATGGTTTCAAGGAAGGCGTCTACAGGGCGGTAAAGGCCGGGGCCGATATTCTTCTTTTCGGCAATAATCTGATTTATGAACCCGGTTTGGGAACCAAGGCAGTTTCAACTCTCAAACAGCTTGTTCATGAGGGAAAGATCACCGAACGTAGAATCCGGCAGTCCTATGACCGTATCATGCGTGAGAAGCAGGGGATGGGAGCTGCAAATTAA
- a CDS encoding flagellin encodes MSLVINHNLMAMNASRNLQESYGNLGVSTRRLSSGLRVGTAADDAAGLAIRELMRADIKSLNQGIRNANDAISMIQTADGALGVIDEKLIRMKELATQAATGTYNSDQRLIIDSEYQAMASEITRIANATDFNGIHLLNGNVSGDHSGAGVRSTGKVKVHFGTGNDSAEDYYYIAIGTSTASALGVGLAAGNSISTQALAQESLDKLQNAIISKDKIRANLGALQNRLENTITNLSIQAENVQASESRISDVDVATEMTEFTRNQILTQSAVAMLSQANGMPRMAMQLIGG; translated from the coding sequence ATGTCGCTCGTAATTAATCACAACTTGATGGCTATGAACGCAAGTCGTAACCTGCAGGAATCATATGGTAATCTCGGCGTTTCAACCCGTCGCCTGTCTTCAGGTCTTCGTGTTGGAACCGCAGCAGATGATGCCGCAGGTCTGGCGATTCGCGAACTTATGCGTGCAGATATCAAATCCCTGAACCAGGGTATTCGTAATGCCAACGACGCCATCTCCATGATTCAGACTGCTGATGGAGCTCTCGGTGTTATCGATGAAAAGCTCATCCGTATGAAGGAACTTGCAACTCAGGCCGCAACCGGTACCTACAACTCTGACCAGCGTCTGATCATCGACTCTGAATATCAGGCAATGGCTTCAGAAATTACCCGTATCGCAAATGCGACTGACTTCAACGGAATTCACCTGCTTAACGGTAACGTGTCCGGCGATCACAGCGGTGCCGGTGTCAGATCCACAGGTAAGGTTAAGGTCCACTTTGGTACCGGTAACGATTCTGCAGAAGACTACTACTACATCGCAATCGGAACCTCTACAGCTTCCGCTCTTGGTGTAGGTCTTGCCGCAGGTAACTCCATCTCTACTCAGGCGCTTGCGCAGGAATCTCTGGATAAGTTGCAGAATGCTATTATCTCCAAGGATAAGATTCGCGCAAACCTCGGTGCTCTCCAGAACAGACTGGAAAACACCATTACCAACCTCTCAATCCAGGCTGAAAACGTTCAGGCTTCGGAATCCCGTATTTCCGACGTTGACGTTGCGACTGAAATGACTGAGTTCACCAGAAACCAGATTCTTACCCAGTCCGCAGTAGCCATGCTTTCCCAGGCAAACGGTATGCCCAGGATGGCAATGCAGCTCATCGGTGGCTAA
- a CDS encoding response regulator produces the protein MQILIVEDSNTSRMYLKEVLRVITEGLENKSIDSAVSGEEALEKFEHRWLEGKPYDLIFMDIVLPGMDGLQTLEKIRAIEQNKNIPEDRKVKAIMTTALDDSTKASRAFFQCEALSYITKPITEDKIQAELNKFGLL, from the coding sequence ATGCAGATTCTTATAGTCGAAGACAGCAATACAAGCAGAATGTATCTCAAAGAAGTCCTTAGGGTAATTACCGAGGGACTTGAGAACAAAAGCATAGACAGCGCAGTCTCCGGCGAGGAAGCACTGGAAAAATTCGAACACAGATGGCTTGAAGGAAAACCCTACGATCTTATCTTTATGGACATTGTCCTGCCCGGTATGGACGGCCTTCAAACTCTTGAAAAAATCAGGGCCATCGAGCAGAACAAAAATATTCCTGAAGACAGGAAGGTCAAGGCTATCATGACAACAGCCCTTGATGACAGCACGAAAGCTTCACGCGCTTTTTTCCAGTGTGAAGCTTTATCATATATTACAAAACCGATCACAGAAGATAAAATTCAGGCAGAACTCAATAAATTCGGGCTGCTTTAA
- a CDS encoding D-sedoheptulose 7-phosphate isomerase, with protein MSQTALQKVVEHARAGLEVRESFFEQYSQLVVDVSKALAVRLALGSKILFCGNGGSAADCQHLAAELVNRFKLERPPLPGIALTTDSSILTAIGNDYSYEMVFEKQVQALGQPGDVLVGISTSGTSPNVISALKEAKRKGMVTIGMTGISAGEMLPICDHIISVPSKDTAVIQEVHIAVGHLFCHLIDHFLFEAVGELEPYLSGE; from the coding sequence ATGTCCCAGACAGCACTGCAGAAAGTAGTTGAACATGCCCGTGCCGGACTTGAAGTCCGCGAATCTTTTTTTGAGCAATACTCCCAACTCGTGGTTGATGTTTCCAAAGCATTGGCCGTTCGCCTTGCCCTCGGTTCCAAAATCCTCTTTTGCGGAAACGGCGGAAGCGCGGCAGACTGCCAGCATCTTGCGGCAGAACTGGTTAACAGGTTCAAACTTGAACGCCCGCCCCTGCCCGGAATTGCCCTGACCACAGACTCCTCAATTCTTACCGCCATCGGTAATGACTATTCATACGAAATGGTTTTCGAAAAACAGGTTCAGGCACTGGGACAGCCCGGTGATGTTCTGGTCGGCATCAGTACCTCCGGAACCAGCCCTAATGTGATCAGCGCCCTTAAAGAAGCCAAGCGCAAAGGCATGGTCACCATCGGCATGACGGGCATCAGTGCGGGCGAAATGCTGCCTATATGTGACCACATTATCAGTGTTCCCAGCAAAGACACCGCCGTCATTCAGGAAGTTCACATTGCCGTAGGACACCTGTTCTGCCACCTCATTGACCACTTTCTGTTTGAAGCTGTAGGTGAACTCGAGCCTTACCTGAGCGGAGAATAG
- a CDS encoding efflux RND transporter periplasmic adaptor subunit produces the protein MQRIIFFLIFILSSCPVLAAEKKAPQMPPAHVATSKSFAGQVAPESSYIGTVYFSETSDVASEVSGKIVKVEVEEGDIVRKGDVLIRLSSDLLNTEIRAAKAAYAESKANYDLAKRDDQRITKLFKSGSVHEGEYDSKRFKAIAMESELASSQAKLRRLQIQLSKKTIRAPFDGIVLKRSVYLGEWLSVGADVVKLGMNTSYDVVVNVPQDVAQVVKPGLEVGITAGGKEYKGKVFAVIPRGDIASRTFPVKIRINSDNGFKQGMEARVSLPNGLASETVVVPRDAVITLRGTTMVIAVVDGKAQPFPVQVVGFKGMNAGVRGKGLKAGLDIVTKGNERLRPGQPVVIDNK, from the coding sequence ATGCAACGGATAATATTTTTTTTGATTTTTATTCTGTCCTCCTGCCCAGTTCTCGCTGCTGAGAAAAAGGCTCCCCAGATGCCTCCTGCACATGTGGCGACATCAAAGTCTTTCGCCGGACAGGTTGCGCCTGAATCCTCTTATATAGGTACGGTTTATTTCTCTGAGACTTCCGATGTTGCATCTGAAGTCAGCGGGAAAATCGTCAAGGTAGAGGTGGAAGAAGGGGATATCGTCAGAAAGGGTGATGTGCTGATCAGGCTCAGCTCCGATTTGCTCAACACCGAAATCCGCGCAGCTAAGGCGGCCTATGCCGAATCCAAAGCAAACTACGATCTTGCCAAGCGCGATGACCAGCGTATCACCAAGCTTTTCAAGAGCGGGTCCGTCCACGAAGGTGAATACGATTCCAAACGGTTCAAAGCTATCGCTATGGAAAGTGAACTTGCTTCCTCTCAGGCAAAGCTCCGCCGTCTCCAGATTCAGCTTTCCAAGAAAACAATCCGTGCTCCCTTTGACGGCATCGTGCTTAAACGTTCTGTTTACTTAGGTGAATGGCTTTCCGTGGGGGCTGATGTGGTCAAGCTGGGTATGAATACCAGTTATGATGTAGTGGTCAACGTTCCGCAGGATGTTGCACAGGTCGTTAAGCCCGGTCTTGAAGTCGGTATAACTGCCGGCGGCAAGGAATATAAGGGCAAGGTTTTCGCTGTCATCCCACGCGGTGATATTGCCAGCCGTACCTTTCCTGTAAAGATCAGGATCAATAGCGACAATGGTTTCAAGCAGGGTATGGAAGCTCGTGTTTCACTTCCTAACGGTTTAGCCAGTGAGACTGTTGTTGTTCCCCGTGATGCTGTAATTACTCTGCGCGGAACCACCATGGTTATTGCGGTTGTTGACGGTAAGGCACAGCCTTTTCCGGTACAGGTCGTAGGTTTCAAAGGCATGAACGCCGGAGTTCGCGGCAAGGGCCTGAAAGCCGGACTGGATATTGTCACCAAGGGTAACGAAAGACTCAGGCCCGGACAGCCCGTGGTCATTGATAATAAATAG
- the icd gene encoding NADP-dependent isocitrate dehydrogenase codes for MSTKKVYFIEGDGIGPEVWGAARPVIDAALEKAYGGEKTIEWTELLAGEKAYAETGEYLPQVTLDTLAKAELAIKGPLQTPVGKGIRSLNVTLRQVFDLYACIRPIRYFEGIESPVKRPDLVDIVVFRENTEDVYAGIEWSSASPEAKRVIDFLVDEMGAKIDPTAGVGIKPITPAGSKRLVRRAIDYAIDQNRESVTLVHKGNIMKFTEGGFRQWGYDLAEEEYAGKVVKEGEDAAGKVVINDRIADAMFQELLMRPEQYSVVATTNLNGDYLSDALAAQVGGLGLAPGVNMGDKLAIYEATHGTAPTIAGKDLANPGSILLSGAMLLENNGMGEAAVLIKNAVEKALAAKKVTVDLAGQISGAEQVGCKAFGEIILANL; via the coding sequence TTGTCTACAAAAAAAGTATACTTCATTGAAGGTGATGGTATCGGTCCTGAAGTCTGGGGCGCTGCCCGTCCTGTTATTGATGCTGCCCTTGAAAAAGCTTACGGCGGCGAAAAAACAATTGAATGGACCGAACTTCTCGCCGGAGAAAAAGCTTATGCGGAAACCGGAGAGTACCTGCCTCAGGTAACTCTTGATACTCTTGCCAAAGCTGAACTGGCTATCAAAGGGCCTTTGCAGACCCCGGTAGGTAAAGGAATCCGTTCTCTTAACGTTACTTTGAGACAGGTCTTTGATCTTTATGCCTGCATTCGTCCCATCCGTTATTTTGAAGGCATTGAATCCCCCGTAAAACGTCCCGATCTGGTGGATATCGTTGTTTTCCGTGAAAACACCGAAGATGTTTATGCCGGAATCGAGTGGAGCTCTGCTTCCCCCGAAGCGAAAAGGGTAATTGATTTTCTGGTGGACGAAATGGGTGCTAAAATCGACCCCACCGCAGGTGTCGGTATCAAGCCTATTACTCCCGCAGGTTCCAAGCGCCTCGTGCGCCGGGCCATTGATTATGCCATTGACCAGAACCGTGAATCCGTGACCTTGGTCCACAAGGGCAACATCATGAAGTTCACCGAAGGCGGTTTCCGCCAGTGGGGTTATGATCTCGCTGAGGAAGAGTATGCCGGAAAGGTGGTCAAAGAAGGCGAAGACGCAGCAGGCAAGGTCGTTATTAATGACCGTATTGCTGATGCAATGTTTCAGGAGCTGCTCATGCGTCCCGAACAGTACAGTGTTGTAGCCACCACCAACCTCAACGGTGACTACCTTTCCGATGCACTTGCCGCTCAGGTTGGCGGTCTCGGTCTTGCTCCGGGCGTAAACATGGGTGACAAGCTTGCGATTTATGAAGCAACTCATGGAACCGCACCTACCATCGCAGGTAAAGACCTTGCTAACCCCGGAAGTATTCTGCTTTCCGGAGCCATGCTGCTGGAAAACAACGGTATGGGTGAAGCTGCTGTTCTTATTAAGAATGCAGTTGAAAAAGCTTTGGCCGCTAAAAAGGTAACTGTAGATCTGGCTGGTCAGATCAGCGGTGCTGAACAGGTCGGCTGTAAAGCGTTCGGTGAAATTATTCTCGCCAATCTGTAG
- a CDS encoding methyl-accepting chemotaxis protein, with protein MLKKLAFQTKLMLGAVLIVLATIIFMTGINLYKVQDSLHTLGQTSMKSIADSVHSLMEMQNDILMDKVKADIDILDKKIFSLGFPKLNKRHPIETTITNQITKQSETVSIPSLEFGGIPVNNKFDIVDDLKKEIGGTATIFEVLPGKLLRVSTNVLKLDGNRATGTYIPDSSPVYKAVMSGKTYYGMAYVVNAWYITAYKPLTDLRGNIVSVIYVGRKIITDAFKKSVMASNVGGKGFAMIFNTKGDIMLHPTLTGENLKDTPNWNLFADTEEGEIEYDKDGESTSAYITDFKPWNWSFAFVMKTSDMSHGVDRDIFITNVIIAVVALSISAIILLLMIKATTRPLQQLSDFTAKVSEGDYDSELKYEADDVVGRTINSVKHMVFELKNKLGFSSGLLSGLTLPCIVVDLDKKVSFINQHLIDQFGLSGNADSYIGKRANDLVSNQTIRETIERCLKEESSFSEIEVQGHTEGGKEFYAIIDVAPLHDLDKKLIGAFMVMNDITTIKENEKSITAQRDTIAATARDADEISDQLASAADELSAQVDESRRGAEVQQQRASETATAMDQMNATVMEVARNAGEASENARVTKEKALEGQELVGQVVSSIKALEQNSEELKSSMEELGLRTDSIGKVMNVITDIADQTNLLALNAAIEAARAGEAGRGFAVVADEVRKLAEKTMDATKEVGEAITSIQDSTRTNISATENAVKSIVESTDLASKSGEALDEIVHMVETSADQIEGIAAAAEEQSASSEQISRATEEINEISAEAAETTVQSALAISEVAELASKIKELIRNMQS; from the coding sequence ATGTTAAAGAAGCTGGCATTTCAAACAAAACTTATGCTTGGAGCAGTCCTAATCGTTCTGGCTACAATCATTTTCATGACCGGGATCAACCTTTATAAAGTGCAGGACTCGCTTCATACGCTTGGTCAAACATCCATGAAATCTATCGCTGACAGCGTTCATTCACTCATGGAAATGCAGAATGACATCCTGATGGACAAGGTAAAAGCAGACATCGACATTCTGGATAAAAAAATATTTTCACTCGGCTTTCCTAAGCTCAATAAACGCCATCCCATTGAAACCACCATCACAAACCAGATCACTAAACAGAGCGAGACTGTAAGCATACCCAGCCTTGAATTCGGCGGAATACCAGTCAATAATAAATTCGACATCGTTGATGATCTCAAAAAAGAAATCGGCGGAACTGCCACAATTTTCGAAGTCCTTCCCGGCAAGCTGCTGCGGGTATCAACCAACGTGCTCAAGCTGGACGGGAACCGGGCAACAGGTACCTACATCCCTGACTCAAGCCCTGTATATAAAGCAGTAATGTCCGGTAAGACATACTACGGCATGGCTTATGTTGTTAACGCTTGGTACATCACCGCCTACAAACCCCTGACCGACCTTCGCGGTAATATTGTCAGCGTCATTTATGTAGGACGCAAAATTATTACTGATGCCTTTAAAAAATCCGTTATGGCTTCAAATGTAGGCGGAAAGGGATTCGCTATGATATTCAACACCAAGGGTGATATCATGCTCCACCCGACCCTTACCGGTGAAAATTTGAAAGATACCCCTAATTGGAATCTCTTTGCCGACACAGAGGAAGGGGAGATTGAATACGATAAGGACGGGGAATCGACATCCGCATATATAACAGACTTCAAACCATGGAACTGGTCATTCGCATTTGTGATGAAGACATCCGATATGTCTCATGGAGTGGACCGCGACATTTTCATTACCAACGTCATTATCGCCGTGGTTGCCCTTTCCATCTCAGCAATCATTCTGCTGCTGATGATCAAAGCGACCACCAGACCACTGCAGCAGCTTTCCGACTTCACTGCCAAAGTATCTGAAGGTGATTACGATTCCGAACTTAAATACGAAGCCGACGATGTTGTTGGCCGTACAATCAATTCAGTTAAACACATGGTCTTCGAACTGAAGAATAAACTCGGTTTTTCCAGCGGCCTACTCAGTGGACTGACCCTGCCTTGCATCGTGGTGGATCTTGATAAAAAAGTGTCCTTCATCAACCAGCATCTCATTGATCAATTCGGTTTAAGCGGTAATGCTGATAGTTATATCGGAAAACGCGCTAACGATCTGGTTTCGAACCAAACCATTCGTGAGACCATTGAACGCTGCCTGAAAGAAGAAAGCAGCTTCTCTGAAATTGAAGTGCAGGGGCACACCGAAGGCGGCAAAGAATTCTATGCTATTATTGACGTAGCTCCTCTTCACGACCTTGATAAAAAGCTCATAGGTGCCTTCATGGTCATGAATGACATCACAACCATTAAGGAAAACGAAAAATCCATTACTGCCCAGCGTGACACCATCGCTGCAACAGCAAGGGATGCTGACGAAATCTCTGATCAGCTTGCTTCTGCTGCGGATGAACTTTCAGCTCAGGTTGACGAGTCCCGCAGGGGTGCAGAAGTCCAGCAGCAAAGAGCCAGCGAAACAGCGACAGCTATGGACCAGATGAACGCAACAGTTATGGAAGTTGCCCGTAATGCTGGTGAAGCATCTGAAAATGCCCGCGTGACTAAGGAAAAGGCATTGGAAGGACAGGAACTGGTAGGTCAGGTTGTATCGTCCATTAAGGCCCTTGAGCAAAATTCCGAAGAACTCAAATCCAGCATGGAAGAACTCGGACTGCGCACTGATTCCATCGGAAAGGTCATGAACGTTATTACCGATATTGCTGATCAGACCAACCTGCTGGCGCTTAATGCTGCTATTGAGGCCGCACGTGCCGGTGAAGCAGGTCGCGGATTCGCAGTTGTTGCCGATGAAGTTCGTAAGCTGGCTGAAAAAACCATGGATGCAACCAAGGAAGTAGGTGAAGCTATTACTTCCATTCAGGACAGCACCAGGACAAACATCAGTGCGACTGAAAATGCAGTTAAGTCCATTGTCGAATCAACTGATCTTGCATCGAAATCCGGCGAAGCCCTTGATGAGATCGTGCACATGGTAGAAACCTCTGCCGATCAGATCGAAGGAATTGCTGCTGCAGCTGAAGAACAATCAGCATCAAGTGAACAGATCAGCCGCGCCACCGAAGAAATCAACGAAATCTCCGCTGAAGCTGCTGAGACCACAGTTCAATCTGCTCTGGCCATCTCCGAAGTTGCGGAACTGGCCTCCAAGATCAAGGAATTGATCAGAAATATGCAGTCATAA
- a CDS encoding LysE family translocator, translating to MDALTMAFIPVAAILTITPGSDTMLVINNTLTRSTADGLCTVAGINAGLLIHALASALGLSMILMNSATAFEMVKLAGALYIIYLGIQSLRSSRKHEETEFSAEPCSKGISASIREGFLTNVLNPKVAVFYLALLPQFISPGESILRQSLLLMTIHFSMGILWFSFITLALGKMRHLISGGKFKKRLEAISGIVFIGLGLKIAFAKN from the coding sequence ATGGATGCACTGACCATGGCTTTTATCCCGGTTGCGGCTATTCTGACCATCACCCCCGGTTCAGATACCATGCTTGTGATCAACAACACGCTGACCCGCTCAACTGCAGACGGTCTGTGTACAGTAGCCGGGATCAATGCCGGTCTGTTAATCCACGCCCTTGCATCAGCATTGGGACTGTCCATGATCCTCATGAATTCCGCAACCGCCTTTGAAATGGTCAAGCTTGCCGGTGCGCTGTACATTATTTATCTGGGAATTCAATCCCTGCGCAGCAGCAGAAAACATGAAGAGACCGAATTCTCAGCCGAGCCGTGCAGCAAAGGAATCTCCGCCTCCATCCGTGAAGGATTCCTGACCAATGTACTCAATCCCAAAGTTGCAGTATTTTATCTTGCACTGCTTCCTCAGTTCATCTCTCCCGGAGAATCAATCCTGAGACAATCCCTGCTGCTCATGACCATCCACTTCAGCATGGGTATTCTCTGGTTCAGCTTTATAACACTTGCTTTGGGTAAAATGCGCCATCTCATTTCCGGTGGCAAATTCAAAAAACGACTGGAAGCCATTTCCGGCATAGTATTTATCGGACTGGGTCTAAAAATAGCCTTTGCCAAAAACTAG